The Humulus lupulus chromosome 4, drHumLupu1.1, whole genome shotgun sequence genome has a window encoding:
- the LOC133831099 gene encoding ethylene-insensitive protein 2.1, with translation METSVHRLAPFAVPALLISVGYVDPGKWAATVEGGARLGYDLLALMLVFNLAAILCQYLSARIGVVTGRDLAQICSVEYDKWTCLFLGVQTELSMILLDLTMVLGIAHGLNHLFEWDLFTCVFLTAIDAVLFPLFSTLLENCKVKFLCIYVAGFILLSSVLGVLINHPEMTLFMSVPTKLSGESAFAVMSLLGSSIMPHNFYLHSSIVQHHGPSNVSKDALCHNHFFAILCIFSGIYVVNYVLMNSAANVFYSTGLDLLTFHDAMSLVEQVLRGPIAPIAFLLVLFVSNQITALTWSVGGQAVLHDFLKLEIPGWLHCATIRIIAVIPALYCVWSSGAEGMYQLLIFTQVLVALLLPSSVIPLFRIATSRPIMGLHKISQIFEFLSFVTFIGMLGLKIVFVVEMVFGNSDWVVNLWNVGSSMSASYAVLLIIACVSFCLMLWLLATPLKSASVFDAQLLNWDIMKVKPDSFTNKEDIDITKSRYHGEAHIEKQESSPVLGKALDSQSDRTGESFDFNLPESLMDPDQDIQLSTVEENSSINAFSSSSVCDTKESTPVAETVAVSTVVNEVSNITLIKNSVLRSGTKDLVEKIVAVEVDVQADKDDDEGDTWETEELSKGVPGTPSMQSEGPGSFRSLSGKSDDGGNGAGSLSRLAGLGRAARRQLAAVLDEFWGQLYDFHGQATPDARAKKLDVLFGIDITKAASSSLKVDTSTKDVSGYFSSVGGRGSDPLINSSLYDSPKQQRVQSNLDSQYGGVQRGQFSLGASHTQMLDNYVQSSRNDLDFSERRYSSVRNLPSSESWGDYQPATVHGYQIASYVNRFGKERSSDNLNGQLQSPAFKSSAIGSGNYRDSFSFAMGQKLQNGLSTSQVSNLQNLLASRNSSLQTERPYYSPGITGTAENVVSSANTKKYHSLPDIHRDLHASDKIPQWQQNPSGFGSSLGRTGYEQSQYATSGLRTGAPLAFDELSPSKDYRDALSSPLNTSFDTSSLWSRQPFEQFGVADTTRTVDSGAGSRMSTVNQEAASFANAEAKLLQSFRHCIVKLLKLEGSDWLFRQNDGVDEDLIDRVAAREKFLYDAETKDTNWGTHMGDHQYSSPERKYSSLKNIDSSYPHSTLSSVPHCGEGCVWKSDLIVSFGVWCIHRVLDLSLMESRPELWGKYTYVLNRLQGIVDVAFSKPRTPMTPCFCLHIPASAQQRFSPPVTNGMLPPAAKPAKGKCTTAAVLLDTIKDVEIAISCRKGRTGTAAGDVAFPKGKENLASVLKRYRRRLSNKPIGAPEGSGSRKMSTSAVPYVS, from the exons ATGGAAACTTCTGTTCATCGGTTAGCTCCTTTTGCTGTACCTGCTCTTCTGATTTCTGTTGGATATGTTGATCCTGGAAAGTGGGCGGCCACCGTTGAAGGTGGCGCTCGTCTTGGGTACGATCTGTTAGCATTGATGCTTGTTTTTAATTTGGCTGCTATTTTATGTCAGTACCTGTCGGCTCGGATTGGTGTGGTTACTGGAAGGGATCTTGCTCAG ATTTGCAGTGTCGAATATGACAAGTGGACATGCTTATTCTTAGGAGTGCAAACAGAGCTGTCAATGATATTATTGGACCTCACCATG GTCTTGGGCATCGCACATGGGCTTAATCATCTGTTTGAGTGGGACTTGTTCACTTGTGTCTTTTTGACTGCCATTGATGCTGTTTTATTTCCTCTTTTTTCTACCCTGCTG GAGAATTGCAAGGTAAAATTCTTGTGCATATATGTAGCAGGCTTCATATTGCTTTCGTCAGTTCTTGGAGTACTTATCAATCATCCGGAAATGACTCTTTTCATGAGTGTGCCTACAAAATTAAGTGGGGAAAGTGCATTTGCCGTAATGAGTCTTCTTGGATCAAGTATAATGCCTCACAATTTTTACCTTCATTCTTCTATTGTACAG CATCATGGGCCGTCAAATGTTTCTAAGGATGCCTTGTGTCACAACCATTTTTTTGCCATACTATGCATCTTCAGTGGCATTTATGTGGTGAATTATGTGCTGATGAACTCAGCTGCAAATGTTTTCTACAGCACAGGCCTTGATTTGCTTACCTTTCATGATGCGATGTCACTAGTTGAACAG GTTCTTAGAGGTCCAATAGCACCTATTGCCTTTCTATTGGTTCTGTTCGTCTCAAATCAAATCACAGCATTGACTTGGAGTGTGGGTGGTCAAGCTGTGTTGCATGATTTCTTGAAGCTGGAGATTCCGGGCTGGCTGCATTGTGCTACAATCAGAATTATTGCCGTAATTCCAGCTCTTTATTGCGTTTGGAGCTCAGGAGCTGAAGGGATGTATCAACTGCTTATATTCACTCAGGTTTTAGTAGCATTGCTGCTTCCATCTTCTGTGATACCTCTATTCAGGATTGCGACATCAAGACCAATAATGGGGCTCCACAAAATTTCTCAGATTTTTGAGTTTCTATCCTTTGTAACATTTATTGGGATGCTTGGCTTGAAGATTGTTTTTGTTGTGgaaatggtgtttgggaatagCGATTGGGTAGTTAATTTGTGGAATGTGGGTAGTAGTATGTCAGCTTCCTATGCTGTTCTCCTCATCATCGCTTGTGTATCATTTTGTTTGATGCTCTGGCTGTTAGCTACACCATTGAAATCTGCTAGTGTTTTTGATGCTCAGTTGTTGAACTGGGATATAATGAAGGTTAAACCTGATTCATTTACAAACAAAGAGGATATTGACATAACCAAGAGCAGATATCATGGAGAGGCACATATTGAGAAACAAGAATCCTCTCCAGTCTTAGGGAAGGCCTTAGATAGTCAGTCTGATAGAACTGGTGAGAGTTTTGATTTTAATTTACCTGAGTCTCTTATGGACCCTGATCAGGATATTCAATTGAGCACTGTTGAGGAAAATAGTTCTATTAATGCATTTTCTAGCTCTTCAGTGTGCGATACAAAGGAATCTACACCAGTAGCAGAGACAGTTGCTGTCTCCACTGTAGTCAATGAAGTGTCTAATATCACATTAATTAAGAACAGTGTATTGAGATCTGGTACAAAGGACCTGGTTGAAAAGATTGTTGCAGTTGAAGTAGATGTACAAGCTGATAAAGACGATGATGAAGGAGACACTTGGGAGACTGAAGAATTATCCAAAGGGGTTCCGGGGACACCATCTATGCAATCTGAGGGTCCAGGATCATTTAGGAGTCTCAGTGGAAAGAGTGATGATGGGGGAAATGGTGCTGGGAGTCTTTCGAGACTTGCAGGATTGGGCCGTGCTGCAAGGCGTCAGCTAGCTGCAGTACTTGATGAGTTTTGGGGACAACTGTATGATTTTCATGGGCAAGCAACTCCAGATGCCAGGGCTAAAAAGCTGGATGTGTTGTTTGGGATTGATATTACAAAGGCTGCCTCTTCCTCCTTGAAAGTGGATACCTCTACAAAAGACGTTTCTGGATACTTTTCATCTGTAGGAGGCAGAGGATCTGATCCTTTAATTAACTCGAGTTTGTATGACTCTCCCAAACAGCAGAGGGTGCAAAGCAATTTAGATTCACAATATGGGGGGGTTCAAAGGGGACAGTTCTCATTGGGGGCCAGCCACACGCAGATGCTGGATAACTACGTGCAAAGTAGCCGTAATGATCTTGATTTTAGTGAGAGACGATATTCAAGTGTGCGCAACCTACCATCTTCTGAGAGTTGGGGAGACTATCAACCAGCTACAGTACATGGTTATCAGATTGCATCTTATGTCAATCGATTTGGAAAGGAAAGAAGTTCTGATAACTTGAATGGTCAATTGCAGTCACCAGCCTTTAAATCCTCTGCAATTGGTTCTGGAAACTACAGGGATTCATTTTCATTTGCCATGGGGCAGAAGTTACAAAATGGGTTAAGCACCAGTCAGGTCTCCAATTTGCAGAATCTACTGGCATCTCGAAATAGTTCACTGCAGACTGAACGCCCATACTATTCTCCTGGTATTACTGGCACGGCTGAGAATGTGGTAAGCTCAGCCAATACAAAGAAATATCATAGTTTGCCTGACATTCATCGGGATCTGCATGCGTCTGATAAGATTCCTCAGTGGCAGCAAAATCCCAGTGGGTTTGGATCATCTCTTGGCAGAACGGGTTATGAACAGTCCCAGTATGCAACTTCTGGATTGAGGACGGGAGCTCCTTTAGCATTTGATGAACTCTCTCCATCAAAAGACTACAGAGATGCTTTATCATCACCACTGAATACTAGTTTTGATACTAGTTCCCTCTGGTCTAGGCAGCCTTTTGAACAATTTGGTGTAGCTGATACTACTCGCACTGTCGATAGTGGAGCTGGAAGTAGGATGAGTACTGTAAATCAGGAAGCTGCTTCCTTTGCAAATGCAGAGGCTAAGCTTCTCCAGTCTTTCAGACATTGCATTGTAAAGCTTCTGAAACTGGAAGGTTCTGACTGGTTGTTCAGGCAGAATGATGGGGTTGATGAGGATCTTATTGATCGTGTGGCTGCAAGAGAGAAATTTCTTTATGATGCTGAGACCAAAGATACGAATTGGGGGACTCACATGGGTGATCATCAGTACTCATCTCCAGAGAGGAAATATTCTTCTCTCAAGAACATCGATTCAAGTTACCCCCATTCCACATTATCCTCTGTCCCACATTGTGGGGAGGGTTGTGTTTGGAAATCTGATTTGATAGTAAGCTTTGGGGTCTGGTGCATCCATCGAGTTCTTGATCTCTCACTTATGGAaagtcggccagagctatggGGAAAATACACTTATGTACTTAATCGCCTTCAG GGGATCGTTGATGTGGCATTTTCGAAGCCTCGAACACCAATGACCCCTTGCTTCTGCCTCCACATACCAGCATCAGCACAGCAGAGGTTTAGCCCACCTGTCACGAATGGAATGTTGCCACCAGCTGCAAAACCTGCAAAGGGAAAATGCACCACCGCAGCTGTGCTTCTAGACACAATCAAGGATGTGGAGATTGCAATCTCTTGTCGAAAAGGCCGAACAGGGACGGCAGCTGGTGATGTGGCTTTCCCAAAGGGAAAAGAAAACCTTGCGTCTGTTCTCAAACGGTACAGACGTAGACTGTCAAACAAACCGATCGGTGCTCCGGAGGGGTCTGGTTCGCGCAAGATGTCAACATCTGCTGTACCTTATGTGTCATAA
- the LOC133832783 gene encoding uncharacterized protein LOC133832783, with protein sequence MEYCTRLLQQASMDKGLRFHPKCKHLKIVNLCFAYDLVIFCKGVNSSVQIIKESFNAICCASGLTTNKDKSQIYFGGVAEKETQKLLEGLQFSEGHFPLKYLGVPLRTTRWKVCLPKFMGGLGFKDSCTWNKVLLAKYIWDVSSKHDILWVKWVDSIYLKGQDLWLYRVPQDVSWYWRRLTKLRDDFPAFRLDEAVHHNNLCLKILYHRLLNKDRVIFANVVWNSLTVPKHRFVLWQATLGHLLTRDKLSLCHLDLPSVLCPVCEEEQESHCHLFFECPFSRQVRSQVESWLGSGIWPSHLEGWCSWMAGKPKGLKQVVMSAALAASVYMVWRNRNNCIFKFSSFSVGSVTNLIKHFVRGRLLSHTKKNLRKHDLAFFDKVVQM encoded by the exons ATGGAATATTGTACCCGATTACTTCAACAAGCTTCCATGGACAAGGGGCTCCGGTTTCATCCTAAATGTAAGCACCTTAAAATTGTCAATCTCTGTTTTGCATATGACTTGGTCATTTTTTGCAAGGGGGTCAATAGTTCGGTTCAGATTATTAAGGAGAGCTTTAATGCTATCTGCTGTGCTTCTGGTTTAACTACCAACAAGGACAAATCTCAGATTTATTTTGGTGGTGTGGCTGAAAAAGAGACTCAAAAATTGCTTGAGGGGCTCCAATTCTCTGAAGGTCATTTCCCCCTAAAATATTTGGGAGTACCTCTTCGAACAACAAGATGGAAG GTTTGCTTGCCTAAGTTCATGGGTGGTCTTGGCTTCAAGGATAGTTGTACTTGGAATAAAGTGCTTCTTGCCAAGTATATTTGGGATGTTTCTTCTAAGCATGATATTCTGTGGGTTAAGTGGGTGGATTCTATCTACTTAAAGGGTCAGGATTTATGGCTTTACAGagttcctcaggacgtgagctgGTATTGGAGAAGATTGACTAAGCTTAGGGATGACTTCCCTGCTTTTCGACTTGATGAGGCAGTCCATCATAACAATCTTTGTCTAAAAATTCTGTATCACAGGTTGCTTAACAAGGACAGAGTCATCTTTGCGAATGTGGTTTGGAACTCTTTGACTGTGCCTAAGCACAGATTCGTTTTATGGCAGGCTACCTTGGGCCATCTGTTGACTCGAGATAAGCTCAGTCTTTGTCATTTGGACCTTCCTTCTGTGCTCTGTCCGGTGTGTGAAGAGGAGCAAGAGTCTCACTGTCATCTGTTTTTTGAGTGCCCTTTTTCTCGGCAGGTTAGATCCCAGGTGGAGAGCTGGCTAGGTAGTGGTATTTGGCCGAGTCATCTGGAAGGGTGGTGTTCTTGGATGGCTGGTAAGCCGAAGGGGCTGAAGCAAGTAGTTATGTCTGCTGCCTTAGCAGCTTCGGTTTACATGGTTTGGAGAAATAGAAACAATTGTATATTTAAGTTTAGCTCTTTTTCTGTGGGCTCTGTTACTAATTTGATTAAACACTTCGTGAGGGGTAGGCTTCTTAGTCATACTAAGAAGAATCTGAGGAAACATGATTTAGCTTTCTTTGATAAAGTAGTTCAGATGTAA
- the LOC133832784 gene encoding uncharacterized protein LOC133832784, with amino-acid sequence MEEIYTDSMLDFPEAGFHGPSDCDGTSVGGRKLEDVEEEMTKNAGNFQSQARDKWSQFRALLPNQGGAKLIFEEPIVEEGQRIAQVDLDEVLGANPPFAVFEGFIKRIWGKLGIERIARLNNGFTLVNFRDEATRDLVLEAGVLHFDRKPVIVKPWSADLDTLKAVKSVPVWIRLPGLGLQYWGTKCLSALMSTIGVPILVDKVTKDRSMMQFARVLVEIELSEDLPKSVQFLNEKGQLVEQFLEFEWLPTQCRGCKVYGHTERMCNKKLAEIWRPKTRMGVDEARQVPMDQQVVSEVKEAGIPEIGPFVAINGNEDIETHTVSTKELDKPQESSKNVPESSVVNETRTPVIKTTEGGISDWITPNRVGGNKKAIHRAKNTLTNSYSALQDKVMEVANLGLTSTSALLETKLRGDKIKKMMQSFFRGWSFFSGSTSEGRLLLIWQQHLVSVDVLKETDQLLHAYVKGIRTNKVFCVTFVYGRNSIEERVTLWRDLTNLCFPATAWLLTGDFNAVFERADRVGGRAISSLELSDAQTWRALGLVDELRARGSHFTWTNKQTNDDRIYSRLDKVFKNEDWLDIFPQSEAVFNWELHSDHCYCIIKPEVSVNCGVKLFRFFNMWTNHEHFKSTVLQSWCKPIRGTGLVRICNKLSRLQMVLRNFNRHIMGDVGQNFIVAKEKFQAAQISLQSDPHSVSLQRLEATAGDNLEYHVRSIENFAAVVDHFVTHFQKIMGRKSMASSPIQKSCFELGHKLSLEQQVSLVNPFSIKEVKDALFIINSIKSPGPDGFGSGFFKVLWSELEAEISAAILDFFECGNLPEEINKATISLVPKIETPSRAADYRPIACCNSIYKCISKMLCSRLALVLPSLVHPNQGAFVKNRLLAHNILILQDIIKGYKRKNTSPRCVLKIDLSKAYDMLDWNFVEDILTEFCFPVKFINWVMACLKDPTYLILMNGKV; translated from the exons ATGGAAGAAATTTATACTGACTCGATGCTGGATTTTCCTGAAGCTGGATTTCACGGTCCTTCTGACTGTGATGGAACATCTGTTGGAGGTAGGAAATTAGAAGATGTAGAAGAGGAGATGACTAAGAATGCAGGTAATTTTCAAAGTCAGGCTAGGGATAAATGGTCTCAGTTCAGAGCCTTGCTTCCTAATCAAGGAGGGGCAAAACTCATATTCGAGGAACCAATTGTTGAAGAGGGCCAACGAATTGCTCAAGTTGATTTGGATGAG GTTCTTGGGGCTAACCCTCCGTTTGCTGTTTTTGAAGGTTTTATCAAAAGGATATGGGGTAAACTTGGCATTGAGAGAATAGCTAGGCTGAATAATGGGTTCACACTTGTTAATTTTCGTGATGAAGCCACTAGGGATCTGGTTTTGGAAGCTGGGGTTCTACATTTTGATAGGAAACCAGTGATAGTGAAGCCTTGGTCTGCCGATTTGGACACTCTGAAGGCAGTGAAGTCAGTTCCTGTCTGGATTAGATTGCCAGGTCTTGGGCTACAATATTGGGGTACTAAGTGCTTGAGTGCTCTTATGAGCACGATTGGGGTACCAATCTTGGTAGATAAAGTTACGAAGGACAGATCTATGATGCAATTCGCTAGAGTTTTAGTGGAGATAGAACTTTCGGAGGATCTCCCTAAATCGGTTCAATTTCTCAATGAGAAAGGGCAGTTAGTGGAGCAATTTCTGGAGTTTGAGTGGCTTCCTACCCAATGTAGGGGGTGTAAAGTGTATGGCCACACTGAAAGAATGTGTAATAAGAAGCTAGCTGAGATTTGGAGGCCAAAAACCAGAATGGGAGTGGATGAGGCCAGGCAAGTCCCTATGGATCAACAGGTTGTTTCAGAGGTCAAAGAGGCAGGGATTCCTGAGATTGGGCCTTTTGTTGCAATAAATGGGAATGAGGATATTGAGACCCATACTGTGAGTACTAAGGAGTTGGATAAGCCCCAGGAGAGTTCAAAAAATGTTCCTGAATCGTCTGTTGTAAACGAGACTCGGACACCAGTTATTAAGACCACTGAAGGTGGTATTTCAGACTGGATTACCCCTAATCGGGTTGGTGGGAATAAGAAGGCTATCCATAGGGCAAAGAACACTTTGACGAATTCCTATAGTGCTTTGCAAGATAAGGTTATGGAGGTTGCAAATTTGGGACTAACATCAACAA GTGCCTTGTTGGAGACCAAACTGAGGGGTGATAAGATTAAGAAGATGATGCAATCTTTTTTCAGAGGCTGGAGCTTTTTTTCTGGTTCAACTTCAGAAGGCAGATTGTTGCTTATTTGGCAGCAACACTTGGTGTCTGTAGATGTTCTTAAAGAAACAGACCAGTTACTTCATGCTTATGTCAAGGGCATAAGGACTAATAAAGTTTTTTGTGTGACGTTTGTTTATGGTAGGAATTCAATTGAGGAAAGAGTGACTCTTTGGAGGGATTTGACTAATCTTTGTTTTCCAGCTACTGCGTGGCTGTTAACTGGAGATTTTAATGCTGTTTTTGAGAGAGCGGACAGAGTAGGTGGTCGTGCTATATCGTCCCTTGAATTATCTGATGCTCAAACTTGGAGGGCCTTGGGGTTAGTTGATGAATTGCGTGCTAGAGGGTCTCATTTTACTTGGACGAATAAACAGACGAATGATGACCGAATTTACTCGAGATTGGATAAAGTCTTTAAGAATGAAGATTGGTTGGACATTTTCCCTCAATCTGAGGCTGTGTTCAACTGGGAACTTCACTCTGACCATTGCTACTGCATTATCAAACCTGAAGTTTCTGTTAACTGTGGTGTTAAACTTTTCAGGTTCTTCAATATGTGGACTAATCATGAACATTTTAAGTCTACTGTCTTGCAAAGCTGGTGTAAACCTATTCGAGGGACTGGGCTGGTGCGTATCTGTAACAAACTGAGCAGGCTTCAGATGGTGCTTCGAAATTTTAACAGGCATATCATGGGGGATGTTGGCCAGAATTTCATAGTGGCTAAGGAAAAGTTCCAGGCTGCCCAGATTTCCCTGCAGAGTGATCCTCACTCGGTTAGTCTTCAAAGACTTGAAGCTACAGCTGGTGATAATCTGGAGTACCATGTCAGG AGTATTGAAAATTTTGCTGCTGTTGTGGACCATTTTGTGACTCATTTCCAGAAAATTATGGGAAGAAAGAGCATGGCCTCTAGTCCAATTCAGAAATCCTGCTTTGAACTCGGTCATAAATTGAGTCTGGAACAGCAAGTTAGCTTAGTAAATCCATTCTCTATCAAGGAAGTTAAAGATGCGTTGTTTATCATTAACTCTATTAAAAGTCCGGGGCCTGATGGGTTTGGCTCGGGATTTTTCAAAGTTCTTTGGAGCGAGTTAGAGGCTGAAATCTCAGCAGCTATTCTAGATTTCTTTGAGTGTGGTAATCTGCCTGAGGAAATTAATAAGGCTACTATTTCCTTGGTCCCTAAAATTGAGACTCCTTCTCGAGCAGCAGATTATAGGCCAATTGCTTGTTGTAACTCTATTTACAAATGCATTTCTAAAATGCTTTGTAGTAGATTGGCTTTAGTGCTTCCTAGTCTGGTCCATCCAAATCAAGGAGCCTTTGTTAAAAACAGGTTATTGGCGCATAATATTCTTATTCTTCAGGATATTATTAAAGGCTATAAGAGGAAAAACACTTCCCCTAGGTGTGTATTGAAGATTGATTTGAGCAAAGCCTATGATATGTTAGATTGGAACTTTGTGGAGGATATTCTCACTGAATTTTGTTTTCCGGTTAAATTCATCAATTGGGTCATGGCTTGCTTGAAGGATCCAACCTATTTAATTCTTATGAATGGAAAGGTTTAA